A single window of Drosophila suzukii chromosome 3, CBGP_Dsuzu_IsoJpt1.0, whole genome shotgun sequence DNA harbors:
- the LOC108012786 gene encoding uncharacterized protein, with translation MAAEKKKPPPKKKSPEKKKTGDKSKNKSEKDALHSTLLKICYIIAISDLLHALYFTVQAMMLMVKKFSVFAMLAVLGVIFWVIIVIMLLVGLCKRKPGLVRFWLIFSLAGFITDIIFLLWGIATSLTVDWDRLQEFSIIILGIFIESCCLFFIHRYYKVMGEKPKEKRTLCCGGGNNDKKNKNNKNSKKKKGKK, from the exons ATGGCCGCCGAAAAAAAGAAACCCCCGCCGAAGAAGAAGTCGCCCGAGAAAAAGAAAACCGGGgacaaatcaaaaaataagtcGGAAAAAGATGCTTTACATTCCACTCTTTTAAAGATATGTTATATTATAGCCATTTCCGATCTGCTACATGCCTTGTACTTCACCGTTCAAGCAATGATGCTAATGGTTAAAAAG TTTAGCGTGTTTGCTATGCTGGCGGTTCTGGGTGTCATTTTCTGGGTTATAATTGTCATTATGTTGCTTGTTGGGTTATGCAAG CGCAAGCCAGGTTTAGTTCGATTTTGGCTTATATTTTCTTTAGCAGGCTTTATAACCGACATAATATTTCTGTTGTGGGGCATTGCGACTTCACTCACTGTGGATTGGGACCGACTTCAAGAGTTTTCAATCATTATTCTTGGCATAT TTATTGAAAGTTGTTGCTTATTTTTTATACATCGTTATTATAAAGTTATGGGTGAGAAACCAAAAGAGAAACGGACTTTATGCT GTGGCGGAGGAAATAAtgataagaaaaataaaaataacaaaaactcAAAAAAGAAGAagggcaaaaaataa
- the LOC108012767 gene encoding uncharacterized protein isoform X1 translates to MAFDLEEWNIPRDNLLRSCFLIAAFELLRSLYFSFSSVSVMISHTNSYSILAYLSTIAWILTVVGLIVGLWKGRPTLLVFWLLFSGFATAMDIIYLIWNVTSSPVFDVEHFKHWTLLYFGIFYECTCLYLVFRYFRRLYSYCALEGGNYDWFSEETQKTVAKMTQLKQYLQLQMRRFLKRQMRDKIKKNLKEQRILVISFLHMCRLSL, encoded by the exons atggcGTTTGACTTGGAAGAGTGGAATATTCCTAGGGATAATCTCCTAAGGAGTTGCTTTCTGATTGCTGCATTTGAATTATTGCGCTCGCTGTATTTCTCGTTTAGTTCCGTTTCCGTCATGATTTCGCAT ACAAATTCGTATTCAATTTTGGCTTACCTGAGTACAATAGCTTGGATTCTAACCGTTGTTGGACTTATTGTAGGTCTATGGAAG gGTCGTCCAACTCTCCTCGTCTTTTGGTTGCTTTTCTCTGGCTTTGCGACTGCTATGGATATAATTTATCTCATATGGAATGTAACTTCCTCTCCTGTGTTCGACGTAGAACATTTCAAGCACTGGACTCTTTTGTACTTCGGAATTT TTTATGAATGCACTTGCTTGTACTTGGTATTCAGGTATTTCAGAAGATTATATTCCTATTGTGCTTTGGAAGGCGGCAACTATGATTGGTTCTCTGAAG AAACACAGAAGACTGTAGCAAAGATGACGCAACTGAAACAATATCTACAACTTCAAATGCGAAGATTTCTGAAAAGGCAAATGAGGGATAAAATCAAGAAAAACCTTAAAGAACAAAGAATATTAGTTATTTCATTCTTACACATGTGCAGGCTTTCCTTATGA
- the LOC108012767 gene encoding uncharacterized protein isoform X2 yields MAFDLEEWNIPRDNLLRSCFLIAAFELLRSLYFSFSSVSVMISHTNSYSILAYLSTIAWILTVVGLIVGLWKGRPTLLVFWLLFSGFATAMDIIYLIWNVTSSPVFDVEHFKHWTLLYFGIFYECTCLYLVFRYFRRLYSYCALEGGNYDWFSEEDCSKDDATETISTTSNAKISEKANEG; encoded by the exons atggcGTTTGACTTGGAAGAGTGGAATATTCCTAGGGATAATCTCCTAAGGAGTTGCTTTCTGATTGCTGCATTTGAATTATTGCGCTCGCTGTATTTCTCGTTTAGTTCCGTTTCCGTCATGATTTCGCAT ACAAATTCGTATTCAATTTTGGCTTACCTGAGTACAATAGCTTGGATTCTAACCGTTGTTGGACTTATTGTAGGTCTATGGAAG gGTCGTCCAACTCTCCTCGTCTTTTGGTTGCTTTTCTCTGGCTTTGCGACTGCTATGGATATAATTTATCTCATATGGAATGTAACTTCCTCTCCTGTGTTCGACGTAGAACATTTCAAGCACTGGACTCTTTTGTACTTCGGAATTT TTTATGAATGCACTTGCTTGTACTTGGTATTCAGGTATTTCAGAAGATTATATTCCTATTGTGCTTTGGAAGGCGGCAACTATGATTGGTTCTCTGAAG AAGACTGTAGCAAAGATGACGCAACTGAAACAATATCTACAACTTCAAATGCGAAGATTTCTGAAAAGGCAAATGAGGGATAA
- the LOC108012763 gene encoding uncharacterized protein isoform X1 codes for MGSNSDGYLVPCAYCIALLDFISAVLFAIISGVVFARHGNWSALVALIFTIFWMVIIIVLIAGIYRRKLGLVRFWLVFTCLGILLDGVILLYGLTLAISVNWEGVKITVLPFVGLAVEMTFVYIIYLFYLDMIGYIPPETFYEEPRREKSGCEVVYTEEKEKPVDRKDLKRMEKQAKERMKKDKAVLKKLQKQMRK; via the exons ATGGGGTCAAATTCTGATGGATATTTAGTGCCCTGCGCCTATTGCATCGCTTTGCTGGACTTCATATCCGCCGTGCTATTCGCAATTATCTCAGGAGTGGTATTTGCCAGGCAT GGTAATTGGTCTGCCCTGGTGGCGCTGATCTTCACCATCTTCTGGATGGTCATCATCATCGTTCTCATAGCTGGCATATACAGAAGGAAACTGGGATTGGTACGTTTTTGGCTGGTCTTTACGTGCCTGGGAATACTTTTGGATGGAGTTATTTTGCTCTATGGCCTGACTTTGGCCATATCTGTGAACTGGGAGGGTGTAAAAATCACAGTGCTGCCATTCGTGGGATTGG CTGTGGAAATGACTTTTGTCTACATCATTTACCTCTTTTATCTGGATATGATTGGATATATTCCACCGGAAACGTTTTATGAAGAACCTCGTAGAGAAAAAAGCGGCTGCGAAGTGGTTTATACCGAGGAAAAGGAAAAACCTGTGGATCGTAAAGATTTAAAACGCATGGAAAAACAAGCTAAGGAACGCATGAAAAAGGATAAAGCTGTTTTGAAAAAACTCCAAAAACAAATGCGAAAATGA
- the LOC108012763 gene encoding uncharacterized protein isoform X2, which produces MVIIIVLIAGIYRRKLGLVRFWLVFTCLGILLDGVILLYGLTLAISVNWEGVKITVLPFVGLAVEMTFVYIIYLFYLDMIGYIPPETFYEEPRREKSGCEVVYTEEKEKPVDRKDLKRMEKQAKERMKKDKAVLKKLQKQMRK; this is translated from the exons ATGGTCATCATCATCGTTCTCATAGCTGGCATATACAGAAGGAAACTGGGATTGGTACGTTTTTGGCTGGTCTTTACGTGCCTGGGAATACTTTTGGATGGAGTTATTTTGCTCTATGGCCTGACTTTGGCCATATCTGTGAACTGGGAGGGTGTAAAAATCACAGTGCTGCCATTCGTGGGATTGG CTGTGGAAATGACTTTTGTCTACATCATTTACCTCTTTTATCTGGATATGATTGGATATATTCCACCGGAAACGTTTTATGAAGAACCTCGTAGAGAAAAAAGCGGCTGCGAAGTGGTTTATACCGAGGAAAAGGAAAAACCTGTGGATCGTAAAGATTTAAAACGCATGGAAAAACAAGCTAAGGAACGCATGAAAAAGGATAAAGCTGTTTTGAAAAAACTCCAAAAACAAATGCGAAAATGA
- the LOC108012263 gene encoding uncharacterized protein, with product MDFSRNSLLIMAYAIGCFDLVSALLFSMVSFKTICEHLSWLTIFAVIFGLFWISMILMLLLGGIHKRNPRCVRAWIIFSCLGILVEMCLILYAVFNESSFQTGLVKNGLLLLLGLVVECIFLYIVQRFYVTLAFCQACHKALTSKVAQENQTYPEPNRQRQYNNNYQPKRYPQIQHPRGKIVHNAPSHPMKLSFYRSSESSSSP from the exons ATGGATTTTAGCAGGAATTCGCTGTTGATAATGGCCTATGCCATAGGTTGTTTCGATCTGGTCAGCGCCTTGCTTTTTTCCATGGTCAGTTTCAAGACGATCTGTGAACAC CTGAGTTGGCTGACAATATTTGCGGTGATTTTTGGACTTTTCTGGATATCGATGATTCTGATGCTCCTGCTTGGCGGCATTCATAAG CGCAATCCCAGATGTGTTCGTGCCTGGATTATATTCTCCTGCCTTGGCATCCTGGTGGAGATGTGCCTGATTTTGTATGCCGTTTTCAACGAGAGCTCTTTCCAAACGGGTCTGGTCAAAAATGGATTATTGCTGCTCCTCGGATTAG TTGTTGAGTGCATTTTCCTGTACATTGTTCAACGATTTTACGTGACTCTGGCCTTTTGTCAGGCCTGTCACAAGGCTTTAACATCGAAAGTGGCACAAGAAAATCAAACTTACCCGGAACCCAACCGCCAACGTCAATATAATAACAATTATCAGCCCAAAAGATATCCCCAAATTCAACATCCCAGGGGAAAAATAGTGCATAACGCCCCATCACATCCCATGAAACTGAGTTTTTATAGATCTTCTGAAAGCAGTTCGTCTCCATAA
- the LOC108012262 gene encoding uncharacterized protein isoform X1, translated as MNALNAFGMAIGWMDIVGVLFFELIMFLMMRRRRLAKESEDVALEAAMKNPRKTFPNLFSRKQLTENENGWMFWGYLLMLNVWVAVTLLMIAGISMHKPELMTFWLIWSACGLVFDALFILWWVYELFVGDAIEALTNILISLLTMAIEFGFIYVIYIIYMNLSEPTKDVDLKFKDKSGFSLMMISDPNLFI; from the exons ATGAATGCATTGAATGCCTTTGGAATGGCCATTGGTTGGATGGACATTGTGGGAGTGCTGTTCTTCGAATTGATAATGTTCTTAATGATGAGACGTCGTCGTTTGGCCAAGGAATCAGAAGATGTGGCGCTTGAAGCGGCAATGAAAAATCCTAGGAAAACTTTCCCCA ACCTTTTTAGCAGGAAACAACTGACTGAGAACGAAAATGGTTGGATGTTTTGGGGCTACCTGTTGATGCTGAATGTCTGGGTGGCAGTTACACTGCTCATGATAGCTGGCATCTCAATG CACAAACCGGAGCTTATGACATTTTGGTTGATTTGGAGCGCTTGTGGCTTAGTCTTCGATGccctttttattttatggTGGGTGTACGAACTATTTGTGGGGGACGCCATCGAGGCACTGACCAACATTTTGATCTCCCTGCTGACCATGG CTATTGAGTTCGGTTTCATCTATGTTATTTATATCATCTACATGAACTTGTCAGAACCCACAAAAGATGTTGACCTTAAATTTAAAGACAAGTCTGGATTTTCCCTTATGATGATCTCAGATCcaaatttattcatttaa
- the LOC108012262 gene encoding uncharacterized protein isoform X2: MFWGYLLMLNVWVAVTLLMIAGISMHKPELMTFWLIWSACGLVFDALFILWWVYELFVGDAIEALTNILISLLTMAIEFGFIYVIYIIYMNLSEPTKDVDLKFKDKSGFSLMMISDPNLFI; this comes from the exons ATGTTTTGGGGCTACCTGTTGATGCTGAATGTCTGGGTGGCAGTTACACTGCTCATGATAGCTGGCATCTCAATG CACAAACCGGAGCTTATGACATTTTGGTTGATTTGGAGCGCTTGTGGCTTAGTCTTCGATGccctttttattttatggTGGGTGTACGAACTATTTGTGGGGGACGCCATCGAGGCACTGACCAACATTTTGATCTCCCTGCTGACCATGG CTATTGAGTTCGGTTTCATCTATGTTATTTATATCATCTACATGAACTTGTCAGAACCCACAAAAGATGTTGACCTTAAATTTAAAGACAAGTCTGGATTTTCCCTTATGATGATCTCAGATCcaaatttattcatttaa
- the LOC108012747 gene encoding putative cuticle collagen 145, producing the protein MKAVYILVLVCCLVLLHEGQADEKGMLPIGYPIFRGRREVGSFANAGQPGGPGRHGRPGRPGRPGLPGRRGKGKPGQPGSPGSPGGPGGAGGAGGSGGTGGDGGSGGAGGRAIRGGSWRNGISLGQRRPEPRSNDFLY; encoded by the exons ATGAAAGCTGTATACATCTTGGTTTTAGTCTGCTGCCTTGTCTTGTTGCACGAAG gTCAAGCTGACGAGAAGGGTATGCTTCCTATAGGTTACCCAATTTTTAGAGGTCGTCGTGAAGTTGGCTCCTTTGCCAATGCAGGGCAGCCGGGTGGACCGGGAAGACACGGAAGACCAGGAAGACCTGGAAGACCTGGGTTACCTGGCCGGAGGGGAAAGGGTAAGCCAGGTCAGCCAGGAAGTCCAGGAAGCCCGGGAGGACCAGGAGGAGCAGGTGGAGCTGGTGGAAGTGGAGGAACCGGCGGAGATGGAGGCTCAGGTGGGGCTGGTGGGCGAGCAATAAGAGGAGGATCCTGGAGGAATGGTATTTCATTAGGTCAAAGGCGACCAGAGCCAAGGTCTaatgattttttgtattaa